Proteins encoded by one window of Rutidosis leptorrhynchoides isolate AG116_Rl617_1_P2 unplaced genomic scaffold, CSIRO_AGI_Rlap_v1 contig78, whole genome shotgun sequence:
- the LOC139885085 gene encoding uncharacterized protein, which yields MARNPLISNREDMVEMAGYGEEKLSTVTISGSVLCDARLHQGEPRHELPVQGALVGVHCQSRGKGKSISCSEAETDEVGDFLIDLPSHLHATPNLEDICSVKVLRLPKTSPCRRRSAKNVVGMRKPEVYGLKLASLGNGIRTYKAGKLKLHHHSTSSSSNPSTIGNIRKNIIKKWKLIKHI from the exons ATGGCTCGGAATCCATTAATATCGAACAGAGAAGATATGGTGGAAATGGCTGGTTATGGAGAAGAGAAGCTTTCAACTGTCACAATCTCTGGCTCGGTTCTTTGTGATGCTCGTCTCCACCAAGGTGAACCTCGTCATGAATTGCCCGTACAAG GTGCTTTGGTGGGAGTTCATTGTCAAAGTAGAGGCAAAGGCAAATCAATTAGTTGTTCAGAAGCTGAAACAGACGAGGTTGGAGATTTCCTTATCGATCTTCCTTCCCACCTTCATGCAACTCCCAACTTAGAAGACATATGTTCCGTCAAAGTTCTTCGATTACCGAAAACGTCACCATGTCGTCGACGATCGGCTAAAAACGTCGTCGGAATGAGGAAACCAGAAGTATACGGACTGAAACTTGCATCACTTGGCAATGGTATTCGGACATATAAAGCAGGAAAGCTAAAGTTGCATCATCATTCAACGTCGTCGTCGTCTAATCCTTCAACTATCGGCAATATTAGGAAAAATATTATAAAGAAATGGAAATTAATTAAACATATTTAA